TTTTTGTCGGGCCGACCGTGTCTTTCACGAAGTCACCCCAGAAAAGGTTCGGTTTTCCGTCTTTGTGTTTTTTAGCATAGGAAATAGCCAGTTTGGCGGCTTCCTCCACCACCCATTCGAAGTTCTCCTGGCCCACCGAAGTGAGTTCGGCATCCGGCGCCGGGTTTCCGAAGTCGATGGCATACGGGATTCCGTCGCGCACGGCGAACTCCACGGTATTGAAATCATAGCCTAGGCCGTTGCAGAGGCGAAGGGTGTAATCCTTGATGGTCGCCAGCAATTTCTTATCGGTATTCGGGTTGTCCACCACATACCGCAAGTGGTGTGGGTTCCGCGGTTCGTACGGCATGATGCGAACGGCTTTCCGTCCGAGGCAATACACCCGGAAATACGAATCAAACACGATCTCTTCCTGCAACAACATCACGAGTTGCCCCGTTTCACGGTGTTTTTCCCAGAATTCCTCGCGGTTTTCCAGTCGGTAGACGTTCTTCCAACCGCCACCGGCATACGGTTTCATATAGGCAGGGAATCCGACATAGTCGAAGATGGCTTCCCAATCCATCGGGAAGGCAAGGTTGCGGAACGATTTGGCCGTGGTATCCGTCGGGTGTTCGGCAGACGGCAATATGGCTGTTTTAGGAAGTGGTACGCCCAGGGTATCCGCCAGACAGTTGTTGAAAAACTTGTCGTCAGCGCTCCACCAGAACGGGTTGTTGATAACGATAGTGCCCGTAAGTGCGGCGTTTTTGAGATAGGTGCGGTAGAACGGTACGTCCTGTGAGATACGGTCAATGATGACGGCATAGTCCGTTGCTTTGTTCTGCATGACCTTGTCGATGCTCACGGGTTCGGCCACGATACCTTTTTCGCCTTTTCCGTTTACCCGGTCGATGAACGCCCAGGGAAACGTGTCTTCCATTCCGAACAAAATTCCGATCTTCTTCATTTTAGGTGTTTTAGGTGCTATTAAAAAAATCTGATTCTTGAGAGATAATGCGGAAACATCTCACGCCACACGGGCCAGTCGTGCTGACGGTCCTGCCGCACGTCAAGCCAGTGGTGCACGTTCTTACCGCTCAATACCCGGCTCAGGCGCAGGTTGGCGTCAAAACAGATGTCCCAGTTGGAGGTGCCCAATACAATGTCCATGTTCCACAACTCATGGTCGTTCAGTCCGGGCAGATAGTCCTCCGGACTGTTGTAATACACATCCGAATTGTGGAAACCATACATGAAATCCTTGATGTCAAAGGCCCCGCTCATTGAAAACATATGGCTCACATAACCCGGGTGCCGAAACGCGAAATTGGCCGCGTGATAGCCGCCGAAACTGCAGCCGGCAACGGCTACTTTCCCTGAATAGGTATTGTTCTTCACCCGCTCCACAATCTCATGGCAGATCATTTTGTCATACCATGTATGGTTCCGGATCTTATCCGCCGGATGGATGTGCTTGTTGTAAAAACTGTCTTTGTCGATGCTATCCGGACAAAAAATCTGGACGAGTCCCTGTTCGATGAACCACGAGGCGGCACCCACAAGGCCCTGGTCGCGGTTTTCATGGAAACTTCCCATCGAGGTGGGGAAGAGGATAACGGGATAGCCGGCATGTCCAAAAACGAGCATTTCGATCTCGCGGCCCAGGTTCGGAGAGTGCCACTTAAAGTATTCTTCGCGCATAAACTACGTTTGCAACAATGATAAGGAAAATAAACCACAAAGACCAATACAACCGAAGGTTTGGTCGAATTTTGTCATAATTGTGGTATATCCTTTAAAATTTTAGGAAAATTCGAACGCAGGTGGTTTTTTCAACCCTGTCAAATGCGGACGCTTCAACCCGTAGGTCGGGTCACCGCGTCGTTCGCATCGAACAATTGCACCTGGTCTTTCAGTCTTTCGATCAGTAATTGCATCATCCGCTTGTTAAGGGCCGACGAATTCTGGATATACCGCTCGTATTCGGCCACCGAGAAAAGGCCGATGATAATACCTTTTAACGAGTTCCGGAACTTGATATCGCGCTGGATGCTGTGTTCGATAAATTGCAATTTCTTCGCCAACGGGAATTCATGGAACGGCACCTTGCTCTTGGCGACGTAATTCCGGAATACGGAAAGGAAGAGATCGTTCTGGAGTTTCAGGATGGGGCGCAATACGCCGTTTTGGAAAATTTCATCGGGGACCGATTCCGGACTGATACGCCCGATCGCTTCGCCCCGGAAACCGCTGAGGAACTGGTCGCGTGATTCCATGGTCTTCGTTTCCCTTAAAGGTACGAACAACTACCCGTTCGGTCGACCGTGGATCGGGTCGTAGGAGGGGTTAGTTATCAAGAAGTTATTAACCGGCTACAGTTTGCGTACGTTCACCAGGAAGCGTTGCACCTGCACGTCGATCGCGTTGATGTTGGAAATTTTCAGCTTGATGAGTTTCCATTCTGAAGTAGGGGCCAAACGCGCTGTTTTCCCGTTCCAGGTAACATCAATGGGCATATCGAATCCGGGTTCGGTCGCATCCCAACGGTATTCCACAAACTCGCCGCTGCGGCGCAGTTCCAAAACCGGAATCTCTTTGTGGCGCAGGTATTGGTTAAACACATGGGTCAGGTCCATGCCCGTCTTCTCGTTGAAAAAGGCAACAACGGTTTCGGTGTTGATGATTTTGTGTCGGAAGGTCATACTGAACTCATACAGCAAATTCCACCATTTTCCATCGTCGTTGATGATGTTACGGATGGTGTTCAGCATATTGGCACCTTTCGGATACATGTCACCCGATCCTTCGCGGTTCACACCGAACGGACCGATGATTGGCTTGTCATTGTCGATATTGCCGCGCTGCCCGAAGTTATAGGCATCCGCCGCTGCTTTGCCCTGTGTGCACTCTACAAAGACGGTTTCCGTATAACAGGTAAAACCCTCGTGTATCCACATATCGGCAATGTCCTCAGAGGTGATGCTGTTGCCGAACCACTCGTGGCCACTTTCATGCACAATGATATAATCCCAACTCGAGCCATAGCCGGTGCCCGAAATGTCCATACCAAGATACCCATTGCGATATTGGTTGCCATACGCCACGGCGCTTTGGTGTTCCATGCCCAGATAGGGCGTTTCTACGAGTTTATAACCGTCTTCCGGAAACGGGTAGGGACCGAATTTCAACTGGAAGCAATTCAGCATCGGCTTGACGATTTCGAAGTGCCGGCGCGCTTTTTCTTCGTTTTCCCGCAATACATAATAATCGAGGTCGAGAGTGCCATAGGTCTCCCCGAAGTGCACGTAATCGCCTACATTCAGCGTGATATCGTAATTGTTGATGGGGTTAACCACGCGCCACAACCATTTGGTGTAGCCGTCGCCACTGGGTTCCGATTTCACGAAACGTCCATTTGAAACACCCACAAGCCCGTCGGGAACCGAAATGGCAACATATGCACCGTCCTCGGGCTCGTCCGACTGCGAATCTTTCACCGGATACCAAAGGCTGGCACCGGTTCCCTGCACGGCCACGCCGATCCACGGTTTTCCGTTGCCGTCCTGGCTGAATACAAAACCACCGTCCCAGGGCGCGTTTTTGGCAATCTGGGGCGCGCCATGGTAATGGAAACGCAGCGTATGTCTGGAATCTTTTTCGAGCGGGGCAGGGAAGGAGACAAATACCGCGTGGTACTCCCGCTTGTACTTCAACTTGTGACCGTCCATCACGATACTGTCGACTTTCATGTTCTCGAACAGGTCGAGTTGGATGCGCGAGGCTGTCGCGTTCATCACAAAGGCGATGTCATTATACCCCTGAAGTGTCTTCTTCGACACATCGAGCCGCACATCCAGGTTGTAATGCCGCACGTCAAACGCGGTGCGTTCAGGTCGAAGTCCGCCCTGCAGCGAATCTTTCCGGGTGGTTTTTTGAGCGCCCGCCGCAGTTGCGACCAATAAGAGGAGCGCCAGGAAGCAATGTTTCATAGTCTATACGTCAACAATTACGGCTGCGCGTTACCGAGGCCTTTTTCTCTTGTGTCTTTGATATGGTCGAGCACCCAATCCAGTTCCATGTCTTTGCCGCTCAACCGCGCCGGTAGGTTCGGCAATAGTTCCGTATCCGGCAACACGCCATAACCATCGGGTTCTTTTGTGTAGATGGTGGCCACTTTCATAAGGCCGATCCGCAGGGTGGCTTTGGTGTGCGGAAGCGTAAACACGGGCATTTGACCGGCCACGGTTCCGTTGTAGGCGCCCCCGGTTTCTTCTCCCACTACATAGGCCCGTCCTGAACCTTTCAGCAAATTGGCAATAAGGGAAGAAGCGGAAAAACTGCCACCGTTGACGAGCACATAAACGGCCCCGTCGAAGTGGTTGTCTTTCTTGACCTTGACGCGGTCATCCGTACCGGCGTAAAACTTTCCGTCCTTGCCTTTATACACGCGAAAGTACTGCACACCATAAAAAATCGGCGCCCCCAGGCCGCGGAATACCAGGTCTACGGCTCCGGCTCCATCGAAATAATTCGAATGCAGCAGGCTGGTGCGGGAAGTGACCAGGGACGGCTGGCATACCACACGCGTCGAATCGGTCATGTAGGAATACAAATCCAGTATCTCCGACAGTCGCCCACCCGGATTATCGCGAACGTCGAGGATGAGCGTATGGGCCTTTCGCTCCCGGATGGTTTTAAAAGCCGACTTATAGTATTTCCGATAATTCCCAATGCTGAAGCCACGGATCTTGAGCACCGCCACACTGCTGTCGGCCCCAACAAAGCGGAGATCACGGTTGTTGAGTCCGGTTTCGGGATTGTACCCTTTCAACCGCTGCATTTTGCGGGAAGGACGGGCCACGACCACGGGTTTTGCAACGGGTTGTTTCTTTCTGACGGAGTCGTTTTCCTTTCGCCTCAGGATGGTAACGGTCTGAACCGAGTCGTTGCGCCGAAAGGCATAACGAAGGCTGTCCTTGATCCCGAAACGCGCGGTGTAAAACGAGGAAAAGCTGCGTTCCAGACGGTTCCGTTTGAAGGTCGTATTGAACCCATCAGACGTGAACAGCCGGTTGAAATCGCGCACTAAATCCGAAACGGGTTGTCCGTCAATCGCGACGACTTCGGTTCCTTCGCGAACGGATTTGTCATAGGATTTGTTTTTAAGGACGAAGAGACGGTTGTCGTACAACCCGAATTCAAACTGTGAAAACGGCCCGGTGCCTTTGGCCGCCAACGCCTTGCCTTCCGCTTTTGTATACCGCTTCAACGGAGGTCGCAGCGCCATATGTCCCTGTCGTACCGATGCCACCAACGGCGCCAGTTTTTCGTAAAAGGCATAGCTGTCAAGCGGACGGTTGATCGTCGCCTTCAGGCTGTCGAACTTATAACGAAACTCCGCTTCCGGGATATACCAATACAAATCCGGATGCAGGCGCGTGATTTTCCGATAGGCATAGTCGACGTCGGCTTTGAGTTCCTCCGGTGATTTCAGCCGCGAAATGTCACGGTTGTAGCGTTCAACGGAATGACAGCCGGTGAGGAGTAGGGGTAAGGCGAGGAGCAGGAATCGCTTCACATGTGGCAATTTCTGCAATGTTACCAAAAAAACGGTTTAGGTCTGTATGACACCGAGGTTAAATTTCCGTTCGATGGGCGCGTGGTTCGCCGCTTCGATGCCCATCGAAATCCACGTGCGGGTGTCAAGTGGGTCAATGATGGCGTCGGTCCACAAACGGGCTGCCGCATAAAACGGTGACACCTGCTCGTCGTAGCGTGCCTTGATCTTGTCGAATAGCGCCTGTTCTTTTGCCGCATCGACTTCTTCGCCTTTCGCGCGGATGGCAGAGGCTTCGATCTGGGCGAGTACTTTAGCAGCCTGTGTTCCACCCATCACCGCGAGTTCGGCATTGGGCCAGGCAGCAATCAACCGCGGATCATAGGCTTTACCACACATGGCGTAGTTGCCGGCACCATACGAGTTCCCAACGATAATGGTAAACTTCGGCACCACCGAGTTACTGACCGCATTGACCATTTTCGCCCCGTCTTTGATGATACCGCCGTGTTCCGATTTGCTGCCGACCATAAAGCCGGTCACGTCTTGTAGGAATACCAACGGAATCTTCTTTTGGTTGCAATTGGCGATGAACCGGGTGGCTTTGTCGGCGGAATCCGAATAGATAACGCCCCCGAACTGCATTTCCCCTTTTTTGTTCTTGACCACTTTACGCTGGTTGGCGACGATGCCCACGGCCCAGCCGTCGATACGAGCGTAGGCGGTAATCAGCGTCTGGCCATAGCCGGCCTTATATTCGTCGAACTCCGAGTTATCCACCAGCCGTCTGATGATCTCGTACATGTCGTATTGCTCAGAACGCGACTGCGGCATAAGTCCGTAAATCTCTTTTTCATCCAGCGTCGGCTTCGCGGGTTTTTCCCGGTTGAAGCCCGCTTTCTCATAGTCCCCGATTTTCCCGACGATGTTTTTGATGCGGTCAAGGGCGTCTTTGTCGTCCTTCGCCTTATAGTCGGTTACACCCGATATTTCGCAATGGGTGGTGGCACCGCCCAGCGTTTCATTGTCGATCGTTTCACCGATGGCGGCTTTCACTAAATAACTGCCCGCAAGGAAGATGCTCCCCGTTTTATCGACGATCAGCGCCTCGTCGCTCATGATAGGGAGGTAGGCACCGCCGGCCACGCAACTACCCATTACCGCTGCAATCTGGGTGATGCCCATGCTGCTCATGATCGCGTTGTTGCGGAAAATACGGCCAAAATGTTCTTTGTCGGGGAAGATCTCATCCTGCATAGGAAGGTACACACCCGCACTGTCGACGAGGTAAATGATGGGGAGACGGTTTTCCATCGCGATTTCCTGGGCGCGGAGGTTCTTTTTACCGGTGATCGGAAACCACGCACCGGCTTTCACGGTGGCATCATTGGCCACCACCACGCATTGTTTCCCTTTTATATACCCAATTTTTACGACCACTCCACCAGACGGGCATCCGCCGTGTTCGGCATACATCCCCTCACCGGCAAAGGCCCCGATTTCGATGCTCTTCGCTTTTTCGTCGAGCAGGTAGTCGATGCGCTCACGGGCCGTCATCTTGCCTTCGGCGTGCAGTTTTTCGATGCGTTTTTCGCCCCCTCCGAGTTTGACTTTGTTCAGTCGTTGTTTTAAGGAAGAAAGCAGCAGGCGGTTGTGGTCTTCGTTTTTATTGAAGGTGAGGTCCATAGCGATTTTTGTGTGGAGCAAAGGTACGAAAACGATTGAAATTTAGGTGGGGTGAGGGTTGGTGGTTCAGGGTTCATAGTTCATAGTTCATGGTTCATGGTTCGTGGTTCGTGGTTCGTGGTTGATAGTTGAGAATTCATAATGAGGATAAACTTCCCCTTTTAGTCTTTATACTTGATACTTGATACTTCATACCTGATACTTGATACTTGCTCCTTGCCCCTCAAAACAAACCCACCTCCAAAACGGGTAGTTTTTCCCCGCGTGAACCCATCCAACTCAACACTCAACACTCAAAACTCAACACCCTTGTAGTATTTTCTCGTGTGAACCCCTTCCAACCCAAAACCCAAATCTACCACCCGGATACTGTATGGATACTGTATGGATAAAGTATGGATACTGTATGGATAGAGTATCACGAATGTATTAAAACCGTTTTTCAACATCAGTAGCATAGTTGATGGTTGATGGTTGATAGTTGTTGGTTTTTGGTTGTTGGGGCCACACCTACCGCCCTTTCATTTCCGAAGCTCAGCCTGCCTTCTTTTCCTGTCAGATCCGTTACGGACAATCGCTCATTGTTCCTTGTTCATAGTTCATAGTTCATAGTTCATAGTTCATAGTTCATAGTTCATAGTTCATAGTTCATAGTTCATAGTTCATAGTTCATAGTTCATCGCTCATCGTTCATTGTTCATCGTTCATCGTTCATTGTTCATCGTACATCGTACATCGTACATTCTTCATTCCCTTATCTTTGCTCCATGACTACTATCCGATGGGGCATTATCGGCTGCGGCGACGTAACCGAACGCAAAAGCGGGCCCGCTTACCAAAAAACAGAAGGATTCTCGATCGTAGCCGTGATGCGACGCGACGCCGCGAAAGCCGAAGAATACGCCCAACGCCATGGGATGGAGAGATGGTATTCCGACGCCGATGCGCTGATTAACGATCCGGAGGTGGATGCCGTCTATATCGCCACCCCGCCCGACACACACGCGTTCTATGCCCTCAAAGTGGCCGCGGCGGGCAAACCCTGCTGCATCGAGAAGCCCATGGCACCTTCCTATGCCGAGTGCCTGACGATCTGCGAGGCATTCGAATCCCGCGGGCTGCCGCTGTTCGTAGCCTATTACCGACGGTCGTTACCGCGTTTCCGGAAGGTGAAGGAGTGGATCGACACCGGACACATCGGACAGGTGCGGCACCTCCACTGGACGCTCATCCGCACACCTTCACCCGTCGATTTGTCGGGAAGCTATAACTGGCGTACCGATGCGAAGATCGCGCGGGGCGGATATTTTGATGATTTGGCGTGTCACGGACTCGATCTTTTCAGCTACTTTTTCGGAGAGGTGACAGATTGCGCCGGACTCGCCTCGAACCAACAGGGATTATACGACGCCTTTGACGCACTGTCGGCTACCTGGCGTTATGCATCTGGAGTCACGGGCACGGGCATCTGGAATTTCGGCTGTGCGCAACGCGAGGATGAGGTGGTCATCCGCGGAGAAAAAGGCACGATTACCTTCTCTGTTTTCGGTGACGTCCCTTTTGTGCTGGAAACGGCCGACGGGCGGGAAGAATCGGTAATCGAAAATCCCGAAAACATCCAGTTGTTTCATGTGGGGAATATGCGCGACCACCTCATGGGACGTTCGCAACATCCGTCAACGGGTCGTTCCGCCGCTGAAACTGCCCGTATGATGGACGTG
This genomic interval from Flavobacterium sp. HJ-32-4 contains the following:
- a CDS encoding esterase family protein encodes the protein MREEYFKWHSPNLGREIEMLVFGHAGYPVILFPTSMGSFHENRDQGLVGAASWFIEQGLVQIFCPDSIDKDSFYNKHIHPADKIRNHTWYDKMICHEIVERVKNNTYSGKVAVAGCSFGGYHAANFAFRHPGYVSHMFSMSGAFDIKDFMYGFHNSDVYYNSPEDYLPGLNDHELWNMDIVLGTSNWDICFDANLRLSRVLSGKNVHHWLDVRQDRQHDWPVWREMFPHYLSRIRFF
- a CDS encoding M1 family metallopeptidase; its protein translation is MKHCFLALLLLVATAAGAQKTTRKDSLQGGLRPERTAFDVRHYNLDVRLDVSKKTLQGYNDIAFVMNATASRIQLDLFENMKVDSIVMDGHKLKYKREYHAVFVSFPAPLEKDSRHTLRFHYHGAPQIAKNAPWDGGFVFSQDGNGKPWIGVAVQGTGASLWYPVKDSQSDEPEDGAYVAISVPDGLVGVSNGRFVKSEPSGDGYTKWLWRVVNPINNYDITLNVGDYVHFGETYGTLDLDYYVLRENEEKARRHFEIVKPMLNCFQLKFGPYPFPEDGYKLVETPYLGMEHQSAVAYGNQYRNGYLGMDISGTGYGSSWDYIIVHESGHEWFGNSITSEDIADMWIHEGFTCYTETVFVECTQGKAAADAYNFGQRGNIDNDKPIIGPFGVNREGSGDMYPKGANMLNTIRNIINDDGKWWNLLYEFSMTFRHKIINTETVVAFFNEKTGMDLTHVFNQYLRHKEIPVLELRRSGEFVEYRWDATEPGFDMPIDVTWNGKTARLAPTSEWKLIKLKISNINAIDVQVQRFLVNVRKL
- a CDS encoding Gfo/Idh/MocA family protein — translated: MTTIRWGIIGCGDVTERKSGPAYQKTEGFSIVAVMRRDAAKAEEYAQRHGMERWYSDADALINDPEVDAVYIATPPDTHAFYALKVAAAGKPCCIEKPMAPSYAECLTICEAFESRGLPLFVAYYRRSLPRFRKVKEWIDTGHIGQVRHLHWTLIRTPSPVDLSGSYNWRTDAKIARGGYFDDLACHGLDLFSYFFGEVTDCAGLASNQQGLYDAFDALSATWRYASGVTGTGIWNFGCAQREDEVVIRGEKGTITFSVFGDVPFVLETADGREESVIENPENIQLFHVGNMRDHLMGRSQHPSTGRSAAETARMMDVILGRM
- a CDS encoding glyoxalase codes for the protein MESRDQFLSGFRGEAIGRISPESVPDEIFQNGVLRPILKLQNDLFLSVFRNYVAKSKVPFHEFPLAKKLQFIEHSIQRDIKFRNSLKGIIIGLFSVAEYERYIQNSSALNKRMMQLLIERLKDQVQLFDANDAVTRPTG
- a CDS encoding S41 family peptidase, producing the protein MKRFLLLALPLLLTGCHSVERYNRDISRLKSPEELKADVDYAYRKITRLHPDLYWYIPEAEFRYKFDSLKATINRPLDSYAFYEKLAPLVASVRQGHMALRPPLKRYTKAEGKALAAKGTGPFSQFEFGLYDNRLFVLKNKSYDKSVREGTEVVAIDGQPVSDLVRDFNRLFTSDGFNTTFKRNRLERSFSSFYTARFGIKDSLRYAFRRNDSVQTVTILRRKENDSVRKKQPVAKPVVVARPSRKMQRLKGYNPETGLNNRDLRFVGADSSVAVLKIRGFSIGNYRKYYKSAFKTIRERKAHTLILDVRDNPGGRLSEILDLYSYMTDSTRVVCQPSLVTSRTSLLHSNYFDGAGAVDLVFRGLGAPIFYGVQYFRVYKGKDGKFYAGTDDRVKVKKDNHFDGAVYVLVNGGSFSASSLIANLLKGSGRAYVVGEETGGAYNGTVAGQMPVFTLPHTKATLRIGLMKVATIYTKEPDGYGVLPDTELLPNLPARLSGKDMELDWVLDHIKDTREKGLGNAQP
- a CDS encoding RimK family alpha-L-glutamate ligase translates to MKKIGILFGMEDTFPWAFIDRVNGKGEKGIVAEPVSIDKVMQNKATDYAVIIDRISQDVPFYRTYLKNAALTGTIVINNPFWWSADDKFFNNCLADTLGVPLPKTAILPSAEHPTDTTAKSFRNLAFPMDWEAIFDYVGFPAYMKPYAGGGWKNVYRLENREEFWEKHRETGQLVMLLQEEIVFDSYFRVYCLGRKAVRIMPYEPRNPHHLRYVVDNPNTDKKLLATIKDYTLRLCNGLGYDFNTVEFAVRDGIPYAIDFGNPAPDAELTSVGQENFEWVVEEAAKLAISYAKKHKDGKPNLFWGDFVKDTVGPTKK
- a CDS encoding acyl-CoA carboxylase subunit beta, with protein sequence MDLTFNKNEDHNRLLLSSLKQRLNKVKLGGGEKRIEKLHAEGKMTARERIDYLLDEKAKSIEIGAFAGEGMYAEHGGCPSGGVVVKIGYIKGKQCVVVANDATVKAGAWFPITGKKNLRAQEIAMENRLPIIYLVDSAGVYLPMQDEIFPDKEHFGRIFRNNAIMSSMGITQIAAVMGSCVAGGAYLPIMSDEALIVDKTGSIFLAGSYLVKAAIGETIDNETLGGATTHCEISGVTDYKAKDDKDALDRIKNIVGKIGDYEKAGFNREKPAKPTLDEKEIYGLMPQSRSEQYDMYEIIRRLVDNSEFDEYKAGYGQTLITAYARIDGWAVGIVANQRKVVKNKKGEMQFGGVIYSDSADKATRFIANCNQKKIPLVFLQDVTGFMVGSKSEHGGIIKDGAKMVNAVSNSVVPKFTIIVGNSYGAGNYAMCGKAYDPRLIAAWPNAELAVMGGTQAAKVLAQIEASAIRAKGEEVDAAKEQALFDKIKARYDEQVSPFYAAARLWTDAIIDPLDTRTWISMGIEAANHAPIERKFNLGVIQT